The following are encoded in a window of Flavobacterium psychrotrophum genomic DNA:
- a CDS encoding LexA family protein: protein MKLANIERIGKSTAMELAYITGGVKAGFPSPAQDFMGEKIDLNRELVRHPFETFVVKVDGDSMKDAGIADGDRLIVDRSLAPEHDRIYVCCLNNEFTVKRIRIDKDTRTVWLIPENENYTPIRVPQEEENFTIWGRVVFAIKSF, encoded by the coding sequence ATGAAACTGGCAAATATAGAACGAATAGGCAAAAGTACCGCAATGGAGCTGGCCTACATTACCGGAGGCGTAAAGGCGGGATTTCCCAGTCCGGCACAAGATTTTATGGGCGAAAAAATCGACCTGAACCGTGAGCTCGTACGCCATCCCTTTGAAACATTTGTGGTAAAGGTAGACGGCGACAGCATGAAAGATGCAGGCATTGCCGATGGCGATCGCTTGATAGTAGATCGCTCACTGGCTCCGGAACACGACCGCATTTATGTGTGCTGCCTGAACAATGAGTTTACTGTTAAGCGCATCCGGATTGATAAAGATACCAGGACCGTGTGGCTCATTCCTGAAAATGAAAACTACACGCCCATCCGTGTACCGCAGGAAGAGGAGAACTTTACTATCTGGGGGCGCGTGGTCTTTGCCATAAAATCTTTTTAG
- a CDS encoding Y-family DNA polymerase, with the protein MYCLVDCNNFYASCERAFNPALRGVPIVVLSNNDGCVIARSYEAKDLGVPMGAPAFQYQQMFSQNNIKVFSSNYALYGDMSSRVMSILGEYTPDIEVYSIDEAFLKFDGFETYYNYRDYGQVMHGRLLRGTGIPVGLGFAPTKALAKLANRIAKKFPELKSVHVIDTEEKRIKALKWLSIEDVWGIGRQHAARLLALKIRTAWDFTQLPEEWVRKHMSVVGLRLQRDLKGLPTIGKEEVKDKKNIACTRSFEAMTTDFNYLKERVATYAATVAEKLRRDKLHAGMVTVFLQTNRFRLDQPMYNPVVNFPIEFPTNSSIEIIRIAQLGLDRIFRTGYHYKKAGVIVTKITPATPHQVNLFLNEDPRHQNLMQAIDTFNRNNGKEMIKFGGMALDRKWKMKQESLSPMYTTRYSEVVTVKCK; encoded by the coding sequence ATGTACTGCCTAGTAGATTGCAACAACTTTTACGCGAGCTGCGAGCGCGCTTTTAACCCGGCGCTGCGCGGCGTGCCGATTGTTGTGCTCAGCAATAACGATGGCTGCGTAATAGCGCGTAGTTACGAAGCTAAAGACCTGGGCGTGCCCATGGGCGCACCCGCGTTCCAGTACCAGCAAATGTTTTCCCAAAACAACATTAAAGTGTTCTCAAGCAACTACGCGCTGTATGGCGACATGAGCAGCCGCGTAATGAGTATTTTGGGGGAGTACACTCCGGATATTGAAGTGTACAGTATAGACGAGGCTTTTTTAAAATTTGATGGCTTCGAAACCTATTACAATTATCGCGACTACGGGCAGGTAATGCACGGCAGACTCTTACGCGGTACCGGCATACCGGTAGGGCTTGGCTTTGCGCCAACAAAAGCCCTGGCTAAACTTGCCAACCGCATTGCAAAAAAGTTTCCGGAACTGAAGAGCGTGCACGTTATAGATACTGAAGAGAAACGCATAAAGGCATTGAAGTGGCTTTCAATTGAGGATGTCTGGGGTATTGGCCGCCAACATGCAGCCAGGCTGCTTGCGCTAAAAATACGCACAGCGTGGGATTTTACGCAACTGCCGGAGGAATGGGTAAGAAAGCACATGAGCGTTGTTGGCCTGCGCCTGCAGCGCGATCTAAAGGGATTGCCCACGATAGGCAAAGAAGAAGTAAAGGATAAGAAAAACATTGCCTGTACACGCTCTTTTGAAGCCATGACCACAGATTTTAATTACCTAAAAGAGCGTGTGGCCACGTATGCAGCAACTGTGGCAGAAAAGCTGCGGCGCGATAAGCTCCATGCGGGTATGGTAACGGTATTCCTGCAGACGAATCGATTTAGGCTCGATCAGCCAATGTATAACCCGGTCGTGAATTTTCCGATCGAGTTCCCTACCAACAGCAGCATCGAAATTATACGAATTGCCCAGCTGGGGCTTGATCGTATTTTTCGCACCGGTTACCATTACAAAAAGGCCGGCGTTATCGTTACCAAGATCACTCCGGCAACGCCGCACCAGGTAAATTTATTCCTAAACGAAGACCCGCGCCACCAGAACCTGATGCAGGCCATAGATACTTTTAACAGAAATAATGGCAAAGAAATGATTAAATTTGGAGGAATGGCGCTCGACCGCAAGTGGAAAATGAAGCAGGAAAGCTTATCACCCATGTACACGACGCGCTATAGCGAAGTAGTAACCGTAAAATGTAAATGA
- a CDS encoding SOS response-associated peptidase gives MCSRFVGVDWEAVVGFYRASAPGDLALLSEYDGQELFGYDHPDSFIITQLNPAVVMVAQWGLLPSWAKDNKLQNKSLNARVETLHEKVMFKQSMNNRCLVPATAFFEHQWTNLEKKNCAKIKHIIKVKDREMFCFAGLYSIWQGKATFTIVTTDANELMAEVHNTKLRMPIILKPEDEAAWLSGTPVENFALPYQVELVAEPILPEPEPGLLF, from the coding sequence ATGTGCAGCAGATTCGTGGGTGTAGATTGGGAGGCAGTAGTAGGATTTTACCGCGCGTCAGCGCCGGGCGATTTAGCATTGCTTTCAGAGTACGACGGGCAGGAACTTTTTGGCTACGATCATCCGGATAGCTTTATTATCACGCAGCTTAATCCGGCAGTGGTCATGGTAGCGCAATGGGGGCTTTTGCCCAGCTGGGCAAAAGACAACAAGCTCCAAAATAAAAGCCTTAATGCCCGCGTAGAAACGCTGCATGAAAAGGTGATGTTTAAGCAGAGCATGAACAATCGCTGCCTGGTACCGGCAACGGCTTTTTTTGAGCATCAGTGGACTAATCTGGAGAAAAAGAACTGTGCAAAGATCAAACACATTATTAAAGTAAAAGATCGTGAAATGTTTTGCTTTGCCGGGCTTTACAGCATTTGGCAAGGAAAGGCAACCTTTACCATTGTTACTACCGATGCTAACGAGCTTATGGCCGAAGTGCACAACACAAAACTGCGAATGCCGATAATTTTAAAACCTGAAGATGAAGCTGCCTGGCTTTCCGGCACACCGGTAGAAAATTTTGCGCTACCGTACCAGGTTGAACTCGTAGCAGAACCTATACTGCCAGAACCGGAACCGGGATTGCTATTTTAA
- a CDS encoding ATP-binding protein, whose product MRHIIFQGPAGSGKTVQANKLAAIMAPESEVTKLSLATTPWDEVYRTLSFSDVLILDECRNAKLIASSSELLWDWAKKIHSDTLIIFTTQADCSCFDRIRFRIVQCSYSISREEYVAEPLTLNE is encoded by the coding sequence ATGAGACATATAATTTTTCAGGGACCTGCCGGAAGCGGCAAAACAGTACAAGCGAATAAACTCGCGGCAATAATGGCTCCGGAGAGTGAAGTAACAAAACTTAGCCTGGCCACAACGCCATGGGATGAAGTGTATCGAACATTGTCTTTTTCCGACGTGCTGATACTCGACGAATGCCGCAACGCTAAACTAATAGCTTCGTCTTCCGAACTGCTATGGGACTGGGCTAAAAAAATTCACTCCGATACGCTGATAATATTTACAACACAGGCAGACTGCTCATGCTTTGACCGCATAAGGTTCCGCATTGTGCAATGCAGCTACAGCATATCGCGCGAAGAATATGTGGCCGAGCCTTTAACTTTAAACGAATAG
- the dnaG gene encoding DNA primase produces the protein MITKESIERVNDADLIEILEKCNLQDFKKAGANYRARSPFVNEKTPSFMASKTKQVWKCFSSGNGGVGAVSFIMAKDKLSWIDAIEKVAQLQNIILERADQTPEEIERQDLQEQRRKVLLASKLLFKKNFIALDEKHWARLNLSDRGYDVLTLEQFEIGYATPNSNEITSPLKEKGRLDDGIKAGVVKDKEGRTFDFFNDRVIFPILDERGRTIGFGGRASNEAIAQKKTPKYLNSPDTEFYKKEEVLFGLFQARASIIKRAYAYLGEGYTDVMGFFDKKVDNIVATCGTALTKAHIAKLKKLCKHIILVRDGDAAGLKATYRDIDLCLEANIKVSVVEMPPGEDPDSIAKAQGDNLEQWLQEHMFNALLWKAAKLRSESSNADQIAEAVELICESLVKIGDPIKRKEYVKDCAKNLKVGNKDLQSKIDGLVAVSETKRKHDRAKVYEDEKHELMAFGFPEDGDVAQYKRDGYAISEKNMCIYFENAKESFSKGTNFIVNPLFVIRSAKNEGKRLVEFTSQFEQTVFAFNNKEVTNFSQFQEKIVDGYNFTFEPSVTAFHFKQFRNKLLYNFRSAYELYTLGQQPEGFYAFANGVVVEGDFYAVDDYGIVEVNVEADPENNKKAIQETFYSPAFSKINIAGRGDEDDAFEGVREFSYKESEVTFNQWMHIFYKVYEPEKAMVGIAFLIACLFRDIIVAQFSSFPHLFLTGQRQSGKTKFSESLTYVFTPGQKSFDLNTGTMVGFFRRISKIKNIVVGLEEFTDLIHEVKFQTLKAAYDNRGRETGAISGGDKGTNLTKVQSGCIILSQYLSTRDDNSLPSRSIPLSFIERNYTPDQKAQFSKLKSLERQGMTSMLVELLKYRPIIEKSLSTVIEELNRDISKKMKGDVMERMLDNFVAIMAPVKILFTKFVFPFTWSEFEKTCIDMIVQASSMIHETEGTATFWRTLEYLLDQKRIHDGVEFIIDPKPTFKYKNGKGEQQEYINPSGDKILFLRLGKVHQDYQVEVSRRKNEDPIGEATLREYFKSKNYYIGAIQSMHFETGAGSCYAFNYSQMENSGVLNLVREFKKEAATPSAAQIPGSGITGTEDLPF, from the coding sequence ATGATTACAAAGGAAAGCATAGAGCGTGTAAACGATGCCGATCTGATCGAGATACTGGAGAAATGCAATCTGCAGGACTTTAAAAAAGCCGGCGCAAACTACCGGGCGCGGTCGCCATTTGTAAACGAAAAAACGCCGTCGTTCATGGCCAGCAAAACAAAGCAGGTCTGGAAATGTTTCTCAAGCGGAAACGGTGGCGTTGGCGCTGTCTCGTTTATCATGGCAAAGGATAAGCTCAGTTGGATCGATGCCATTGAAAAAGTGGCCCAGCTGCAGAACATTATCCTTGAGCGTGCAGATCAGACTCCGGAAGAAATAGAACGTCAGGATTTGCAGGAACAGCGTCGCAAAGTGCTGCTGGCTTCTAAACTGCTCTTTAAAAAGAATTTTATTGCCTTAGACGAAAAGCACTGGGCGCGACTCAATCTTTCAGATCGTGGTTATGATGTCCTGACGCTTGAGCAATTTGAAATAGGCTATGCCACGCCAAACAGCAATGAGATTACATCCCCTTTAAAAGAAAAAGGTAGGCTTGATGATGGAATCAAAGCCGGTGTGGTAAAAGACAAGGAAGGCCGCACTTTCGATTTCTTCAATGACCGGGTTATATTCCCTATCCTGGACGAAAGGGGGCGCACAATCGGCTTTGGTGGCCGCGCTTCAAATGAAGCGATAGCACAGAAGAAAACGCCGAAATATCTTAACAGTCCGGATACTGAATTTTACAAGAAAGAAGAGGTGCTGTTTGGTTTATTCCAGGCACGCGCATCGATTATAAAGCGTGCTTATGCCTATCTGGGCGAGGGCTATACTGATGTGATGGGCTTCTTCGATAAAAAGGTAGACAACATTGTGGCCACGTGTGGCACAGCGCTTACTAAAGCGCACATTGCAAAGCTTAAAAAGCTCTGCAAACATATTATCCTCGTGCGCGATGGCGATGCTGCAGGCCTTAAAGCCACGTATCGCGATATAGATCTTTGCCTTGAGGCAAATATTAAGGTATCGGTGGTAGAGATGCCGCCGGGCGAAGACCCTGACTCTATTGCAAAAGCCCAGGGTGATAACTTAGAGCAGTGGCTGCAGGAGCATATGTTTAATGCGCTGCTATGGAAAGCGGCCAAGCTGCGCAGCGAGAGCAGCAATGCCGATCAGATAGCCGAAGCGGTAGAACTTATATGCGAATCGCTGGTGAAAATCGGCGATCCCATAAAACGTAAGGAGTATGTTAAGGACTGCGCCAAAAACTTGAAGGTTGGGAATAAAGACCTGCAAAGCAAGATTGACGGCTTAGTGGCTGTGTCTGAAACTAAGCGCAAGCACGACCGCGCAAAGGTGTATGAAGACGAAAAACATGAGCTCATGGCTTTTGGCTTTCCTGAAGATGGCGATGTGGCACAATACAAGCGCGACGGTTACGCCATTAGCGAAAAGAACATGTGCATCTATTTTGAAAATGCTAAAGAGTCTTTCTCTAAGGGTACAAATTTCATAGTAAATCCGCTGTTTGTTATTCGTTCTGCAAAAAATGAAGGTAAGCGCCTGGTAGAGTTTACGAGCCAGTTTGAGCAGACAGTTTTCGCATTCAATAATAAAGAGGTTACAAACTTTAGTCAGTTCCAGGAGAAGATAGTTGACGGGTATAACTTCACTTTTGAGCCCAGTGTTACGGCCTTCCACTTTAAACAGTTCCGAAATAAGCTGCTGTATAATTTCCGTAGCGCTTATGAGCTGTACACGCTTGGCCAACAGCCGGAGGGGTTTTACGCTTTTGCAAATGGTGTGGTGGTAGAGGGCGATTTTTATGCGGTAGATGACTATGGCATTGTTGAAGTTAATGTTGAAGCCGACCCCGAAAATAATAAAAAAGCCATACAGGAAACGTTTTACAGCCCTGCCTTCAGTAAAATAAACATTGCCGGCCGTGGCGATGAAGATGATGCATTTGAGGGCGTTCGCGAATTTTCCTACAAAGAAAGCGAAGTGACCTTTAATCAGTGGATGCACATTTTTTATAAGGTTTATGAGCCTGAAAAAGCAATGGTAGGCATCGCGTTTTTAATCGCGTGCCTGTTTCGCGATATCATTGTGGCGCAGTTCTCAAGCTTTCCACATCTGTTCCTTACCGGGCAAAGGCAAAGTGGTAAGACAAAGTTTAGCGAATCGCTTACTTATGTTTTTACGCCGGGACAAAAATCTTTCGACTTAAATACCGGTACCATGGTAGGGTTTTTCCGGAGGATATCTAAAATTAAAAACATTGTCGTGGGCCTGGAGGAGTTTACAGACTTGATCCACGAAGTAAAGTTCCAAACGCTAAAAGCAGCATACGATAACAGGGGACGTGAAACAGGTGCGATTTCCGGTGGCGATAAAGGCACTAATCTGACGAAGGTTCAGAGTGGCTGTATCATCCTGAGTCAGTACTTAAGCACGCGCGATGATAACTCGCTTCCCTCCCGTTCTATTCCGCTGTCGTTCATTGAAAGGAATTATACGCCTGACCAAAAGGCTCAGTTCTCAAAGCTAAAATCGCTCGAACGCCAGGGCATGACGAGTATGCTGGTAGAACTGCTTAAATACAGGCCGATTATTGAGAAATCTTTATCGACCGTGATCGAAGAGCTGAACAGGGATATAAGCAAAAAAATGAAAGGCGATGTGATGGAAAGGATGCTCGACAACTTTGTGGCCATCATGGCGCCGGTAAAGATCTTGTTTACAAAATTCGTGTTCCCTTTTACGTGGTCTGAATTTGAAAAGACGTGTATCGACATGATTGTTCAGGCCAGCAGCATGATACATGAAACGGAAGGTACGGCCACGTTTTGGCGTACGCTGGAATATCTGCTTGACCAAAAGCGCATTCACGATGGTGTGGAGTTTATCATCGATCCGAAGCCCACATTTAAATACAAAAATGGAAAAGGCGAACAGCAGGAATACATCAATCCTTCCGGCGATAAGATACTTTTCCTGCGCCTTGGTAAAGTGCATCAGGACTATCAGGTAGAAGTTTCGCGGAGGAAAAACGAAGACCCCATTGGCGAGGCTACGCTTCGCGAATATTTCAAGAGTAAAAACTATTACATAGGTGCAATACAAAGCATGCATTTTGAGACCGGTGCCGGCTCCTGCTACGCCTTTAATTATAGCCAGATGGAAAACAGCGGCGTACTGAACTTAGTGCGCGAGTTCAAAAAAGAAGCTGCAACGCCTAGCGCTGCGCAGATTCCTGGTTCCGGCATTACCGGCACCGAAGATTTACCTTTTTAA
- a CDS encoding LuxR C-terminal-related transcriptional regulator, producing the protein MHNHENKVYAGILCDNVEMFNDGKKLQVLRGGRRTSFNDLPFAYIQLIREAVAKNPDIDRHLKLMHPESEMKRIEQFAICNFSGLDFTPDIQNGQMQEGEYWNCPKRGVCPAEGIVCKPLSYQGQSLLGTEVVMMKLLTTDKTNDVIAEEMKLPKGTWEVMRTALYRKLEVTTKQEITIIALRLNII; encoded by the coding sequence ATGCATAACCATGAAAACAAGGTATATGCAGGCATACTTTGCGACAATGTAGAAATGTTTAATGACGGGAAAAAGTTACAGGTGCTGCGCGGTGGAAGGCGCACATCATTCAACGATCTCCCATTCGCTTACATCCAGCTGATCCGCGAAGCTGTAGCAAAGAATCCTGACATAGACCGGCACTTAAAACTCATGCATCCGGAGAGCGAAATGAAGCGGATAGAACAATTTGCCATCTGCAACTTCTCCGGGCTCGATTTTACCCCTGATATCCAAAATGGCCAGATGCAGGAAGGCGAATACTGGAACTGCCCCAAACGGGGAGTTTGCCCTGCAGAGGGCATAGTTTGTAAGCCCCTCTCCTATCAGGGACAAAGCCTCTTAGGCACTGAAGTAGTAATGATGAAACTGCTTACGACCGACAAGACCAACGATGTTATTGCTGAAGAAATGAAACTCCCCAAAGGCACTTGGGAAGTAATGCGCACTGCCCTTTACAGAAAACTTGAGGTAACTACAAAACAGGAAATTACCATAATAGCCCTGAGGCTAAACATTATATAA
- a CDS encoding winged helix-turn-helix transcriptional regulator — translation MYERKIPLNLNCGLDLIGEVLYGKWKIRLLWFINQGHKRPSELQRKIPDASRRVLNIQLKELEEHELVSKIIYPVVPPKVEYSLTEFGKTLVPVIAALGQWGDEHEYRLRNLILKQPVSSDLNDVPD, via the coding sequence ATGTATGAGAGAAAAATACCTTTAAACCTCAATTGTGGGCTAGACCTGATAGGCGAAGTACTTTACGGCAAGTGGAAAATACGTTTGCTATGGTTCATTAATCAGGGACATAAACGACCAAGTGAATTGCAGCGTAAAATACCGGATGCCTCGCGCAGGGTCCTCAATATACAACTGAAAGAACTGGAGGAACATGAACTTGTCTCAAAGATTATTTATCCGGTTGTTCCGCCAAAAGTAGAATACAGCCTTACTGAATTTGGTAAAACCTTAGTACCTGTAATTGCTGCATTAGGCCAGTGGGGCGATGAACATGAATACCGTTTGCGCAACCTGATTCTGAAACAACCTGTAAGTTCTGATTTGAACGATGTGCCTGATTAA
- a CDS encoding SDR family oxidoreductase, with product MENTFNFNNELSGKIALVTGGTKGAGRAIAERLLQAGATVIITARNAPEKEDSKLHFIPSDLSTAEGTQKVVSEVLSTYGRLDILVNNLGSSATPAGGFAVLTDEDWASTLQANLLAPVRLDRGFLPQMIAQKSGVIIHIASIQGTLPLYDSTLPYAAAKAALINYSKSLSNEVTPKGVRVLTVSPGWIRTESVKGFLEGIAKNSNSSVEEAQQSVMDALGGIPFGRPAEPEEVAELVGFLVSPRASYLTGTEFVIDGGTVPTI from the coding sequence ATGGAAAATACATTTAATTTCAACAATGAGTTATCTGGCAAAATTGCCCTGGTAACAGGAGGCACAAAAGGAGCCGGAAGAGCAATTGCAGAAAGACTTTTACAAGCGGGTGCAACGGTTATTATTACTGCAAGAAACGCACCGGAAAAAGAGGACAGCAAGTTGCATTTCATCCCTTCCGATTTAAGCACCGCCGAAGGCACGCAAAAAGTGGTTAGCGAAGTGCTATCGACTTATGGAAGGCTTGACATTCTTGTGAACAACCTTGGTTCTTCAGCAACACCTGCCGGTGGTTTTGCCGTGCTGACTGATGAAGACTGGGCATCTACGCTACAGGCTAATTTGCTTGCCCCTGTTCGTCTGGACAGAGGTTTTTTGCCGCAAATGATAGCGCAAAAAAGCGGTGTTATTATCCACATCGCTTCTATTCAGGGCACACTACCCCTATATGATTCTACTTTGCCATATGCAGCTGCAAAAGCAGCATTGATAAATTATAGTAAAAGCCTGTCAAATGAAGTTACGCCAAAAGGTGTCCGCGTGCTCACTGTTTCTCCGGGGTGGATTAGGACGGAAAGCGTTAAAGGGTTCCTGGAAGGGATAGCAAAGAATTCGAACAGTTCTGTAGAAGAGGCGCAGCAAAGTGTTATGGATGCCTTAGGCGGAATACCCTTTGGAAGACCGGCAGAGCCCGAAGAAGTTGCAGAATTGGTAGGTTTTTTAGTTTCGCCAAGGGCAAGCTATCTTACAGGAACAGAATTTGTAATTGATGGTGGTACTGTACCTACTATTTAA
- a CDS encoding nuclear transport factor 2 family protein has protein sequence MNLPKTVTNLVTTQNSFDSTAYANCFSETAVVFDEGKTHNGRKEIEHWIAEANERYKATMKPISFEEKETESILKAEVSGNFDGSPIVLSYHLEIADELIQSLKITG, from the coding sequence ATGAACCTACCTAAAACAGTAACAAATTTAGTAACAACACAAAACAGCTTTGACAGTACTGCCTATGCAAATTGTTTTTCAGAAACAGCCGTAGTTTTTGATGAGGGCAAAACGCACAATGGAAGAAAAGAAATAGAACACTGGATTGCGGAGGCTAACGAGCGGTATAAGGCTACTATGAAGCCCATCAGTTTTGAAGAAAAAGAAACGGAGAGTATTTTAAAAGCTGAGGTTTCAGGAAATTTTGACGGAAGCCCTATCGTATTGAGTTATCATTTAGAAATAGCTGATGAATTGATACAGTCTTTGAAAATTACAGGATAG
- a CDS encoding T9SS type A sorting domain-containing protein: MKKTLLFVALFAALSLCAQDYQWQWAKRGGGVRLSPNETGTAYNFDSEQILDIAVDSQNNYYYLAFITERSTEFENIPVTVYNSIPQVSGSTDILLISTDCEGTFRWVQTIGGGSTDYAYNIQLDNNGGLYIGANIINLSNFGPEYLPPHFSPDDAQPLLGDDTGLPQEGYKTTALLKYNTNDGSLAWRVMPQGDVTPLFRYASINQVVVDSDGTLHTLMGFAGGTHLNGAITVPSNFTNILKYYIVTYNANGEYLGNTPLDLEGYLLLNNTEFRYDESLDRYYIAGYRTNGDIFMLSPLTLNGTELADQAYIMAFNSSGANIWVKEITSPVQFKDSRIYDLKVDSDSSLYLSGKYYINSTLGGVSFGDYAFPTTVEGNVPYVLKLNPQGAVQWMTTPSGYTTEIYTGSHHNHALVINGDEVGVATQATNEIWGNVSVNLPANHMSDPGLLRLNKTTGTAIGFHLINGAFGYNDALTAVTTDNDGNYVAGGYFYYQLFTNGDDNIPTLNKVLGDVSGTDFFITKLAAGPCGIPAAIEHVAYNEARVYPNPTSGVINVQSETALHSYQVLNMLGQVLLQGNLYGTQNAISVENFSAGTYIINIKTNDKVVITRKIIKE; the protein is encoded by the coding sequence ATGAAGAAAACATTACTTTTTGTAGCCCTTTTTGCTGCTTTGTCATTATGTGCTCAGGATTATCAATGGCAGTGGGCCAAACGCGGTGGCGGTGTAAGACTTTCGCCAAACGAAACAGGTACAGCCTACAATTTTGATAGCGAACAAATACTGGACATCGCAGTAGACAGCCAAAACAATTATTACTACCTGGCATTTATCACCGAGCGAAGTACAGAGTTTGAAAATATACCTGTAACGGTGTATAACTCCATACCACAAGTTAGCGGATCTACAGATATTTTGCTGATTTCTACCGATTGTGAAGGGACTTTCCGATGGGTACAAACTATAGGTGGCGGCAGTACTGATTATGCTTATAACATACAATTAGACAATAATGGAGGTTTATACATAGGCGCAAATATTATTAACCTGTCTAATTTCGGCCCGGAATACCTGCCTCCACATTTTAGTCCTGATGATGCACAACCACTTTTAGGAGATGATACAGGGCTGCCACAGGAGGGCTACAAGACAACAGCATTGCTTAAATATAACACAAATGATGGTTCGCTTGCGTGGCGTGTAATGCCCCAGGGAGATGTAACCCCGCTATTTAGGTACGCAAGTATTAACCAGGTTGTGGTAGACTCAGATGGTACTTTACATACGCTTATGGGCTTTGCCGGAGGTACGCATCTTAACGGTGCGATTACAGTACCGTCAAACTTTACCAATATTTTAAAATATTATATAGTTACCTACAATGCTAATGGGGAGTACCTTGGTAATACGCCTTTAGACCTGGAAGGGTATTTGTTGCTAAACAATACTGAGTTTAGGTATGATGAAAGCCTGGACAGGTATTACATTGCCGGCTATAGGACAAACGGAGATATTTTTATGCTTTCTCCGCTTACCCTAAACGGAACAGAACTTGCAGACCAGGCTTATATAATGGCTTTTAACAGTTCAGGTGCTAATATCTGGGTAAAAGAAATAACTTCGCCTGTCCAGTTTAAGGATAGTCGTATTTACGATTTAAAAGTAGACAGCGATTCATCGTTATATCTTTCAGGCAAGTACTATATTAACAGTACTTTGGGCGGGGTATCATTTGGTGATTATGCTTTTCCTACAACGGTAGAGGGCAATGTGCCTTATGTATTAAAACTAAATCCGCAAGGAGCAGTACAGTGGATGACAACGCCATCGGGCTACACAACCGAGATTTATACCGGGTCGCACCACAATCATGCCTTGGTAATAAATGGTGATGAAGTAGGTGTGGCAACCCAGGCAACTAACGAAATTTGGGGCAATGTTTCTGTAAACCTTCCTGCCAACCACATGTCAGACCCGGGGTTACTCAGGCTTAATAAAACTACAGGTACAGCTATAGGTTTTCATCTTATTAACGGAGCTTTTGGGTATAACGATGCCCTTACTGCTGTTACTACAGACAATGACGGGAATTACGTAGCCGGAGGTTACTTTTATTATCAACTTTTTACCAACGGAGATGATAATATACCAACACTTAATAAAGTTCTTGGAGATGTATCCGGAACCGATTTTTTTATCACAAAGTTGGCAGCAGGGCCCTGCGGCATACCCGCAGCAATTGAACATGTAGCTTATAATGAGGCAAGAGTATATCCAAATCCAACATCTGGTGTTATAAATGTACAGTCAGAAACAGCATTACACAGCTATCAGGTTTTAAATATGCTAGGTCAGGTACTTTTACAAGGCAATTTGTATGGCACGCAAAATGCAATTTCTGTAGAAAATTTTAGTGCAGGAACTTACATTATTAATATAAAAACAAATGACAAGGTGGTTATAACCCGAAAAATAATTAAAGAATAA
- a CDS encoding DUF6660 family protein yields the protein MQHLRQISTIFLSVYLLILMVLPCSDAHNTNNSKQTADVAANTAEQHKDIEVCTPFCVCGSCVSAVVLQPLAEYDFHVPEYFHLEISNFYRSLKSDFSHSIWQPPQLL from the coding sequence ATGCAGCATTTAAGGCAAATATCAACCATATTTCTATCAGTATATTTATTGATACTTATGGTATTGCCTTGTAGTGATGCACATAACACAAACAACAGTAAGCAAACGGCAGATGTTGCAGCTAACACAGCAGAACAGCACAAAGATATAGAAGTATGTACTCCTTTTTGTGTATGCGGCAGTTGTGTAAGTGCTGTAGTACTTCAGCCTTTGGCAGAATATGACTTTCATGTTCCAGAATATTTCCACTTAGAAATTTCGAATTTTTACAGGTCGCTAAAAAGTGATTTTAGCCATTCTATCTGGCAGCCACCCCAGTTACTATAA